In Trifolium pratense cultivar HEN17-A07 linkage group LG7, ARS_RC_1.1, whole genome shotgun sequence, a genomic segment contains:
- the LOC123893971 gene encoding uncharacterized protein LOC123893971: MNRIQNNRSQKHKQQQKETTPAQQKLNSVTGALPSPSTVLEDGWSEEATFTLIDAWGKLYKKLNRKNFRQYHWKEIAKAVNQHHGYSRKSLRTYVHCKNRFDVLKKKYAIEKARVSENGFYDNDDDDAFPFFDKLDSLIGDSDTLPAKKVSTPLETPVKVPAWTLAPVGLRSGAQSAQKRPATATTEEESVEEDSRFRRNLSAFAAAAAAAAEAEINNSDSDDSYFDNSDGSELSNENRKRKRGRKDVEFGYREVAGRNNREFRSTEVANFMEKFSEVQERVESPKQRRNTREKFSEIHERVESSKQRRNAKEKFSEIHERVESSKQRRNAKEKFSEVHERVESSKQRRNAKEKFSEIHERVESSKQRRNVDLEKRNMQFEKDCQRMLQLQNANHSKETERTTSMNDRNEQISKVKNLPAPTQNSQSTKRTVRGATQMKKLAHALIDGQKLSIEFDESTAKPLGENKTKFRSYVAFLGRSKVSILTDDWDSVDQSVKDEIWTDILKVWDVPHSGFLRKKLVAYAGERWRAFKTNLTSRYIHGDLRDRSPLEIYNFLDEETWQAFVQTRLDPSFQEIRKKAQMRTAQNKTPHRLSRGGYDLLQEKMMQEKLKAKPESLGGSVAAPPSPPPRHEQWKRARQKPSGDYTSEDTRIIAEKIDSLVEKTSEGTFVPEGRNDILTEAIGRPEHSGFIRGVGGGLGIRQYFGPPPPRGSTPRVFSSEQIQTIKVELTQQIKEELMQNLEAMGFSRKPSNFPCSRNTAVPASRKGSSSVVPPIAEEDEIPEQCELYVDNLFHPVAYGNVYKLGPTIHNQMLENDMVRVAVSEVLEAHAQVPIPTDEVETVEQALNNFIQWPKRLVQIVSDKDFDVDGSEKDDVSPKKSEPQLDSVQQLAEKDDVSPKKSEPQLDSVQQLVLKAMCMSESIKLDLEHDRMKSLWLSQRDIMELCMGKQELSITILRLWLTYLNRLSINVGKNDLYGFIDPCFIQSQHDPTNAEAYIQNKLSDDKKECYLAPYHNNHHWQLLIICPRQNNVVFLCSLERKPDKNIIHIVDSALDGYHLLRGVQKEKPTWIYPICQRQPESYESGYYIMIHTLNIVSAGIINLWMKVFGNPEPFQEDELVNVRQRCASLILDFIQGV; encoded by the exons ATGAACCGAATTCAAAACAACCGATCTcaaaaacacaaacaacaaCAGAAAGAAACAACACCCGCACAGCAAAAATTGAACTCCGTCACCGGAGCTCTACCTTCTCCATCCACCGTACTCGAAGATGGTTGGTCCGAAGAAGCCACGTTCACACTCATCGACGCTTGGGGCAAACTTTACAAGAAGCTTAACCGCAAAAACTTCCGTCAGTATCACTGGAAAGAAATCGCGAAAGCCGTAAACCAACACCACGGTTACAGTCGGAAATCTCTCCGAACTTACGTTCATTGCAAAAATCGATTCGACGTGCTCAAGAAGAAGTACGCAATCGAGAAAGCTAGGGTTTCTGAAAACGGTTTTTACGAtaacgatgatgatgatgcattTCCTTTTTTCGATAAACTTGATTCGTTAATTGGTGATAGTGATACTTTACCGGCGAAGAAGGTTTCAACGCCGTTGGAAACTCCTGTGAAGGTTCCGGCATGGACACTTGCACCGGTTGGTCTTCGATCTGGTGCTCAGAGTGCTCAGAAGCGACCTGCAACAGCGACAACGGAAGAGGAGAGTGTGGAGGAGGACTCACGTTTTCGCCGGAATTTATCTGCATTTGCTGCAGCGGCTGCTGCAGCAGCGGAAGCAGAGATCAATAATTCAGATTCCGATGATTCGTATTTTGATAATTCAGATGGTTCAGAGTTGAGCAATGAGAATAGGAAGAGGAAGAGAGGAAGAAAGGATGTGGAGTTCGGGTATAGAGAGGTTGCAGGAAGGAATAATAGGGAATTTCGGAGTACAGAGGTTGCAAATTTTATGGAGAAGTTTAGTGAGGTACAGGAGAGAGTCGAGTCACCGAAACAGCGAAGAAATACTAGGGAGAAGTTTAGTGAGATACATGAGAGAGTTGAGTCATCGAAACAGCGAAGAAATGCTAAGGAGAAGTTTAGTGAGATACACGAGAGAGTTGAGTCATCCAAGCAGCGAAGAAATGCTAAGGAGAAGTTTAGTGAGGTACACGAGAGAGTCGAGTCATCGAAGCAGCGAAGAAATGCTAAGGAGAAGTTTAGTGAGATACACGAGAGAGTTGAGTCATCGAAGCAGCGAAGAAATGTTGATTTGGAGAAACGGAATATGCAATTTGAAAAGGATTGTCAGAGGATGCTGCAGCTGCAAAATGCCAACCACTCTAA GGAAACGGAAAGAACGACTTCAATGAATGATCGAAATGAACAAATCTCAAAAGTTAAAAATCTACCAGCTCCTACCCAAAACAGCCAGTCTACCAAAAGGACCGTTAGAGGTGCCACGCAGATGAAGAAGTTAGCACATGCCCTTATTGATGGACAAAAATTATCGATTGAATTTGATGAATCAACTGCAAAACCTTTAGGGGAAAACAAGACAAAGTTCAGGAGTTACGTGGCTTTCCTTGGTCGAAGCAAAGTCAGTATTTTGACGGATGATTGGGACTCCGTAGATCAGAGCGTGAAGGATGAAATTTGGACAGATATCCTG AAAGTATGGGATGTTCCTCATTCTGGATTCTTACGAAAGAAATTGGTTGCATATGCGGGTGAGCGTTGGAGGGCATTTAAGACTAATTTGACTTCCAGATATATACATGGGGATCTTAGGGACAGATCTCCTCTTGAGATCTATAATTTTCTTGATGAGGAAACATGGCAGGCGTTTGTTCAGACACGACTGGACCCTTCCTTCCAG GAGATTAGAAAGAAAGCGCAAATGCGTACGGCTCAGAATAAAACCCCTCACAGATTGTCTCGCGGGGGATATGACTTGCTCCAAGAGAAGATGATGCAAGAGAAATTAAAAGCAAAGCCAGAATCTTTGGGTGGTTCAGTAGCTGCACCGCCATCTCCACCACCACGCCATGAGCAATGGAAGAGAGCACGACAAAAGCCATCAGGAGATTACACATCTGAGGACACACGCATTATTGCCGAGAAAATT GATTCTTTGGTTGAAAAAACATCTGAAGGAACTTTTGTTCCAGAAGGACGTAATGATATTTTGACAGAAGCCATTGGCCGACCTGAGCACTCCGGCTTTATTCGTGGTGTTGGTGGAGGTCTGGGTATTCGACAATACTTTGGACCACCACCACCACGTGGCTCCACCCCTCGTGTTTTTAGTAGTGAACAAATACAGACCATAAAAGTGGAGCTCACTCAGCAAATTAAAGAGGAATTGATGCAGAATTTGGAAGCTATGGGTTTCTCTAGAAAACCCTCGAATTTCCCTTGTTCTCGTAATACCGCTGTACCTGCGAGCAGGAAGGGTAGTTCATCTGTTGTGCCTCCTATAGCGGAGGAGGATGAAATCCCAGAACAATGTGAACTATATGTTGATAATTTATTTCATCCGGTGGCCTATGGTAATGTGTACAAGTTGGGGCCTACCATACATAATCAGATGCTAGAAAATGATATGGTGAGGGTGGCAGTTAGTGAGGTGCTAGAGGCACATGCTCAAGTGCCTATTCCCACTGACGAGGTGGAAACGGTTGAGCAGGCCCTCAACAATTTCATTCAATGGCCGAAAAGACTTGTGCAGATTGTTTCTGATAAG GATTTTGATGTTGATGGATCTGAGAAAGACGACGTTTCGCCCAAAAAGTCTGAGCCTCAACTAGATTCCGTCCAACAATTGGCTGAGAAAGACGATGTTTCACCCAAAAAGTCTGAGCCTCAACTAGATTCTGTCCAACAATTGGTTTTAAAGGCGATGTGTATGTCAGAATCTATAAAGCTCGATTTGGAACACGATAGGATGAAGTCTCTTTGGCTCTCACAGAGAGATATTATGGAGTTGTGTATGGGTAAACAAGAGTTATCCATAACTATTCTACGATTGTGGTTAAC gtatttgaatCGGCTTTCTATTAATGTGGGTAAGAATGACTTGTATGGATTTATTGATCCATGTTTCATTCAAAGTCAACATGATCCAACTAATGCTGAAGCCTACATACAAAACAAGTTATCCGATGATAAAAAAGAGTGTTACCTAGCACCTTATCACAACAA TCATCATTGGCAATTGCTCATTATTTGTCCTAGGCAGAATAATGTAGTATTCCTATGTTCGTTGGAGAGAAAGCcagataaaaatattattcacaTTGTTGATTC AGCTTTGGATGGATATCATTTGCTGCGAGGCGTTCAAAAGGAGAAGCCAACATGGATTTACCCTATT TGTCAAAGACAACCAGAGAGTTACGAGTCCGGCTACTATATTATGATACATACATTGAATATTGTATCCGCTGGTATTATTAATTTATGGATGAAG GTATTTGGAAATCCAGAACCATTCCAGGAGGATGAACTTGTAAATGTTCGACAAAGATGTGCAAGTTTGATCCTTGATTTTATTCAAGGAGtttaa